The window CATATGCTTTTGCCATTTCCTCGTTGCTTTTTTTCCCGAGTTCACCTGTGCATGCGTTGGCGTTTCCGCTGTTTACGGCTATGCCGCTTATTTTTCCGCCGCATTTTAATATTTCAATATTCCTTAAAACAGAAGCCGCCTTCACAACATTCGTTGTAAAACATGCGGCGCATACGGCCGGTACTTCGCTTTTAATCAGCGCTAAATCCTTAACGCCTTTTTTTATGCCGACAGCCGCCCCGGCGGCCAAAAAACCCTTAGGAGCCGTAACTGAACCGTCTATAACCTTCATATAATAATCCTCCTTAATATTTCCAATTCCACCATTTAAGCTTTTCAGGATCGTATTTGTCATTTTCCGCAAAATATACCGCAAGCCTGTAAACATATAATACGCACCTGTCAACTTTGCATCCTTCTATTTCACACATTTTTTCATACATTTTTTCCGGATCCTGACCTTTCAAATCATCAACGCATTTATAGCCAAGCCTTATAAAATCCTGCTCCATGGCCTTGCCTACGCCGGGAATTACCTTAA of the Anaerotignum faecicola genome contains:
- a CDS encoding helix-hairpin-helix domain-containing protein; the encoded protein is MADNNKSGFKVIPGVGKAMEQDFIRLGYKCVDDLKGQDPEKMYEKMCEIEGCKVDRCVLYVYRLAVYFAENDKYDPEKLKWWNWKY